The Bos indicus x Bos taurus breed Angus x Brahman F1 hybrid chromosome 15, Bos_hybrid_MaternalHap_v2.0, whole genome shotgun sequence genome includes a window with the following:
- the TSKU gene encoding tsukushin, protein MPWPLLPLLLLLLLAASGAQTTRPCFPGCQCEVETFGLFDSFSLTRVGCSGLGPHIVPVPIPLDTAHLDLSSNRLETVNESVLAGPGYTTLSGLDLSYNLLTSLSPTAFSRLRYLESLDLSHNGLAALPTGSFTSSPLSDVNLSHNRLREVSVSAFATHSQGRALHVDLSHNLLQRLLPHSSRAGQPAPTIQSLNLAWNRLRAVPDLRGLPLRYLSLDGNPLAAIGPGAFEGLAGLTHLSLGSLQGLPMLAPHSFHELQGLQVLDLSSNPRLQWAGPEVFSGLGSLQELDLSGTGLVPLPEKLLVHLPALQSISVGQGVQCRRLVREGTYPRQPGFTPKVALHCIDTQELAARDSNTL, encoded by the coding sequence ATGCCGTGGCCCCTGCTGccgctcctgctgctgctgctgctggccgcAAGCGGGGCCCAGACCACTCGGCCCTGCTTCCCCGGGTGCCAGTGCGAGGTGGAGACCTTCGGCCTCTTTGACAGCTTCAGCCTGACACGGGTGGGCTGCAGCGGCCTGGGCCCCCACATTGTGCCCGTGCCCATCCCCCTGGACACAGCCCACCTGGACCTGTCCTCAAATCGGCTGGAGACGGTGAACGAGTCCGTGTTGGCAGGGCCGGGCTACACCACGCTGTCTGGCCTGGATCTCAGCTACAACCTGCTCACCAGCCTCTCGCCCACGGCCTTCTCCCGCCTCCGCTACCTGGAGTCGCTCGACCTCAGCCACAATGGCCTGGCCGCCCTGCCCACCGGGAGCTTCACCAGCTCGCCCCTGAGCGACGTGAACCTGAGCCACAACCGGCTCCGCGAGGTCTCCGTGTCCGCCTTCGCCACCCACAGCCAGGGCAGGGCGCTGCACGTGGACCTCTCCCACAACCTCCTCCAGCGCCTGCTGCCCCATTCCTCGCGGGCTGGCCAGCCGGCGCCCACCATTCAGAGCCTCAACCTGGCCTGGAACCGGCTCCGCGCTGTGCCCGACCTCCGGGGCCTGCCCCTGCGCTACCTGAGCCTGGATGGGAACCCGCTGGCAGCCATCGGCCCCGGCGCCTTTGAGGGGCTGGCGGGCCTCACTCATCTGTCGCTGGGCAGCCTGCAGGGTCTCCCCATGCTGGCGCCCCACAGCTTCCACGAGCTGCAGGGCCTGCAGGTCCTGGACTTGTCCAGCAACCCCAGGCTCCAATGGGCAGGACCTGAGGTGTTCTCaggcctgggctccctgcagGAGCTGGACCTGTCGGGCACAGGCCTGGTGCCCCTGCCCGAGAAGCTGCTCGTCCACCTCCCCGCACTGCAGAGCATCAGCGTGGGCCAGGGCGTGCAGTGCCGGCGCCTGGTGCGGGAGGGCACCTACCCACGGCAGCCTGGCTTCACCCCCAAGGTGGCCCTGCACTGCATAGACACCCAGGAGTTAGCTGCCAGGGACTCCAATACCTTGTGA